The following are encoded in a window of Methylicorpusculum oleiharenae genomic DNA:
- a CDS encoding murein hydrolase activator EnvC family protein, with product MRRKLLSGLLYLLCVAIVQAEQDKTAEELSRIQSEISQANQTLSENQEQQGKLMAELAEIEKQYGITVVSLKAMEKQIAEKQQKLRKVKDETNSLSSDIREQKTALEVLIKAAYAMGKKDKLKLMLNQQDPALSSRILVYYDYLNKDRLAKLDYILEAQSRLTALQLEQAKDNEILEQNLKVNEAQQKLLVDTQAKRKELLALLEKDYSSTQAKLNQLQEGEQRLHKVVAGLQRFNFKEVIKSVFDLSSDQPFENLKGNLPWPVEGQIVQKFGSRRMDSRWDGVLIEASEGTELKAVSNGRVVFADWLRGYGLLIIIDHNDGYMTLYAFNQSLYKSVGDQVKAGEVIAAVGKSGGRDQPGLYFGVREQGKPVDPLLWCKQPEPGDVG from the coding sequence ATGAGGCGTAAATTACTCTCAGGGCTTCTTTATCTGCTCTGCGTGGCAATAGTTCAGGCAGAGCAGGATAAAACGGCCGAAGAATTAAGCCGTATTCAAAGCGAGATCAGTCAAGCCAATCAGACGCTCTCGGAAAATCAAGAACAGCAGGGCAAGTTGATGGCTGAGCTGGCTGAAATTGAAAAGCAATATGGGATAACGGTTGTCTCTCTTAAAGCGATGGAGAAACAAATTGCCGAAAAGCAGCAAAAATTGCGTAAAGTCAAAGATGAGACTAATTCGCTGAGTTCGGACATCAGAGAGCAAAAAACAGCTCTGGAAGTTCTTATTAAAGCGGCTTATGCGATGGGTAAAAAGGACAAGCTCAAGCTCATGCTTAATCAGCAGGATCCGGCGCTATCCAGCCGTATTCTTGTTTATTATGACTACCTGAACAAAGATAGGCTGGCAAAGCTGGATTACATTTTGGAAGCGCAGTCCCGATTAACCGCTCTGCAACTCGAACAGGCCAAAGATAATGAGATTTTAGAGCAAAATCTCAAGGTTAACGAAGCTCAACAAAAATTGCTGGTTGACACGCAGGCCAAAAGAAAAGAGTTATTGGCTTTATTGGAAAAAGATTATTCTTCGACACAAGCTAAATTAAATCAGTTGCAGGAAGGCGAGCAACGCTTGCATAAAGTGGTTGCCGGACTTCAGCGATTCAATTTCAAGGAAGTGATAAAAAGTGTTTTTGACCTGTCTTCAGATCAGCCTTTTGAGAATTTAAAAGGAAATCTACCCTGGCCGGTAGAAGGCCAAATAGTACAAAAATTTGGAAGCCGCCGGATGGATAGCCGATGGGACGGTGTACTGATTGAAGCCAGTGAAGGCACCGAGTTAAAAGCAGTTTCCAATGGGCGTGTGGTTTTTGCGGATTGGCTCAGGGGGTATGGATTACTCATTATTATCGACCACAACGATGGCTATATGACGCTCTATGCCTTTAATCAAAGTTTGTATAAATCGGTAGGTGATCAGGTTAAGGCAGGCGAAGTGATCGCCGCAGTAGGCAAAAGCGGTGGAAGAGATCAGCCCGGACTCTATTTTGGTGTTCGAGAACAAGGAAAGCCGGTCGATCCGTTATTGTGGTGCAAGCAGCCGGAACCCGGCGATGTGGGCTAA
- a CDS encoding DUF190 domain-containing protein has protein sequence MATQTVTVVRIYLREGEHLLSKILKMLHENGKAKGATVFQGIAGFGEDGVLRTASLTDLAMDLPLVVEFYGEPVHMDELMAELTMRVTLPHIVSWSAVSHA, from the coding sequence ATGGCAACTCAAACTGTCACAGTAGTGCGAATCTATTTACGCGAAGGCGAGCATCTTCTGAGCAAAATTTTGAAAATGCTTCATGAAAATGGCAAGGCGAAAGGAGCAACCGTTTTTCAAGGGATAGCCGGATTTGGTGAGGATGGCGTTTTGCGTACAGCCTCATTGACCGATCTGGCGATGGATTTGCCGTTGGTTGTGGAGTTTTATGGGGAGCCGGTCCACATGGATGAGTTGATGGCTGAATTAACAATGCGCGTTACTTTGCCCCATATTGTCAGCTGGTCGGCTGTCAGTCATGCTTAA
- the secB gene encoding protein-export chaperone SecB: MAEVNQAPEKQFSIQKIYTKDISFETPNSPKIFTEKWEPKVDFNLGTNVQPLDNSMYEVTLTVTVTVKCGEMTAYLVEVCQAGIYSLSGFSEEEMGPMVGSFCPNILFPYAREAVSDLVAKGGFPQLLLAPVNFDALYHQHLQQLKQQVPGSNQVN, encoded by the coding sequence ATGGCTGAAGTTAATCAAGCTCCTGAAAAACAGTTTTCCATTCAAAAAATTTATACTAAAGACATCTCTTTTGAGACGCCTAACTCCCCTAAAATATTTACCGAAAAATGGGAGCCTAAAGTTGATTTCAATTTAGGAACAAATGTTCAACCCTTGGACAATTCCATGTATGAAGTCACGCTGACCGTTACTGTCACGGTAAAGTGCGGCGAAATGACCGCCTATCTGGTTGAAGTATGCCAAGCCGGCATTTACTCTTTAAGCGGTTTTAGTGAAGAGGAAATGGGACCGATGGTAGGCAGCTTTTGCCCCAACATACTGTTTCCCTATGCTCGGGAAGCCGTGTCTGATCTGGTTGCAAAAGGCGGATTTCCACAATTGCTGCTGGCACCTGTTAACTTTGACGCACTTTACCATCAACATCTCCAACAATTGAAACAACAGGTACCGGGCTCCAATCAAGTTAATTGA
- a CDS encoding DUF934 domain-containing protein translates to MQIIKDRNIIEDNWQFIADEQPLLPGDCTVTLDRWLTEKEQLLSHGGKVGVRIESTDNLEKLSSDLALIPLVEINFVIFSDGRAFSKAWLLKNRYHFTGEIRAVGNFLADQIFYLSQSGFNAFNFEGNQNLTLALSMLNDFSVSYQKPANQF, encoded by the coding sequence ATGCAAATCATTAAAGATAGAAATATTATTGAAGACAACTGGCAATTTATTGCAGACGAGCAGCCCTTATTGCCTGGAGATTGCACAGTTACTCTGGACCGCTGGCTAACAGAAAAGGAACAGCTGCTGAGTCATGGCGGAAAAGTCGGCGTTCGCATCGAATCGACCGATAATCTGGAAAAGTTATCCAGTGACCTGGCATTAATTCCATTAGTCGAAATCAATTTCGTCATATTTTCTGACGGCCGCGCATTCAGCAAAGCATGGCTACTCAAGAACCGATATCACTTCACTGGAGAAATTCGTGCCGTAGGGAATTTTTTGGCGGACCAGATTTTTTATCTTAGCCAGTCAGGGTTCAACGCCTTTAATTTTGAGGGTAACCAGAATTTGACGCTGGCGCTTTCGATGTTGAACGATTTTTCAGTGAGCTACCAAAAACCGGCTAATCAGTTTTAA
- a CDS encoding S41 family peptidase, which yields MLKKNSVLVLVLGFILGLFVSVGGNVLAERESVVNEAEDTSVLPFEDLRTFTEIFGRIKRDYVETVSDKQLLEHAIRGMLSGLDPHSDYLTVDQYKELQEGTTGQFGGLGIEVTMENGFVKVVSPIDDTPAQRAGVKAGDLIVRLDDQPVKGMALGDAVKLMRGEAGSSILLTIVREGEEAPLKISITRDIIKVKSVKNRLLEKNYGYVRISSFQSGTGEGLRKALEELSKENTGKLRGLVLDLRNNPGGVLNAAVEVSDIFLEKGLIVYTEGRIENSEMRFNAAPDDLLEGAPMVVLINSGSASASEIVAGALQDHKRAVIMGDKSFGKGSVQTILPTSNGGAVKLTTARYYTPSGRSIQAEGIEPDIQLDRIKLETVEAPDFKPVKEADLSRHLKNGSKNKVEESMNQEGTEKKDLATTDYPLHEALMLLKGIAILKK from the coding sequence ATGCTTAAGAAAAATAGTGTATTGGTATTGGTTTTGGGATTTATTCTGGGCTTGTTTGTCAGCGTAGGCGGTAACGTTCTTGCTGAGCGCGAAAGCGTTGTAAATGAGGCTGAGGATACGAGTGTTTTGCCTTTTGAGGATTTACGTACGTTTACGGAAATTTTCGGGAGGATCAAACGGGATTATGTTGAAACTGTTTCAGATAAGCAATTACTGGAGCATGCCATTCGAGGCATGTTAAGCGGACTGGATCCGCATTCTGATTATTTGACGGTTGATCAGTATAAAGAATTGCAGGAAGGAACGACCGGCCAATTTGGTGGTTTGGGCATTGAAGTCACCATGGAAAACGGCTTTGTGAAAGTCGTATCCCCGATAGATGATACGCCTGCTCAAAGAGCCGGCGTCAAGGCCGGAGACTTAATTGTCAGATTGGATGATCAACCCGTTAAAGGTATGGCATTAGGTGATGCAGTCAAGTTAATGCGGGGAGAGGCCGGCAGCAGCATTTTGTTGACCATTGTCAGAGAGGGTGAAGAGGCACCATTGAAGATAAGCATTACTCGGGACATTATCAAAGTTAAAAGTGTAAAAAATCGCTTGCTGGAAAAGAACTACGGCTACGTTAGAATCAGTAGTTTTCAGTCAGGAACAGGAGAAGGCTTAAGAAAAGCGCTGGAAGAGCTAAGCAAGGAAAATACCGGTAAACTCAGAGGTCTTGTTCTGGATTTAAGAAATAATCCCGGTGGTGTGCTGAATGCGGCAGTTGAAGTCAGCGATATTTTCCTTGAGAAGGGTTTGATTGTCTACACCGAAGGCCGCATTGAAAATTCAGAAATGCGTTTCAACGCTGCTCCTGATGATTTACTTGAAGGTGCTCCGATGGTGGTCTTAATTAATTCCGGTTCTGCTTCCGCTTCAGAAATTGTGGCCGGTGCTCTCCAAGACCATAAGCGTGCAGTCATCATGGGTGATAAATCGTTTGGAAAAGGTTCCGTTCAAACCATTCTGCCTACGAGTAATGGCGGTGCCGTTAAGTTGACTACAGCGCGCTACTATACGCCATCCGGACGTTCTATTCAGGCCGAAGGCATTGAGCCGGACATTCAATTGGATCGCATAAAGCTTGAGACCGTAGAAGCGCCTGACTTTAAGCCTGTAAAAGAAGCTGATTTATCAAGGCATTTAAAAAATGGCAGTAAAAACAAGGTGGAAGAGTCAATGAATCAGGAAGGTACAGAGAAAAAAGATCTTGCGACAACCGATTATCCTTTGCATGAGGCTTTGATGTTGTTGAAAGGTATTGCTATCTTGAAGAAATAA
- a CDS encoding nitrite/sulfite reductase yields MYQYNQDDQTLINERVAQFRNQTERFLKGELDADQFRALRLMNGLYIQIHAPMLRVAIPYGLLSSTQLRKLAHIARKYDKGYCHFTTRQNVQYNWPKLEEVPDILAELAEVQMHAIQTSGNCMRNTTSDHLAGICKDEIEDPRPYCEIIRQWTTLHPEFAYLPRKFKIAVSGALHDRAATQFHDIGLHLVKNEQGETGFKVFVGGGLGRTPVIGQVIRPYLEKRHLLSYLEAILRIYNLFGRRDNKYKARIKILVKEEGLEKFKALVDEEWLQIKDGMEMSDERIQAIQSHFVLPAYDNNAAADSTFHSHLESDDAFATWVKHNTVEHKATGYRAAFVSLKAPDEPPGDITDNQLELVADLADRFSFGEVRSTHRQNLVFADVKQADLFDLWQQLNKTKMATPNIGTATDIICCPGLDFCSLANAGSIGITREINETLDNLDYLHDLGDIKINISGCMNGCAHQSVGHIGILGVDKKGEEWYQITLGGSSENEAAIGDRLGPSVPKDQIAKAVATILDVYVKNRIEDESFLEMVKRAGLTPFKDQVYANH; encoded by the coding sequence ATGTATCAGTACAATCAAGACGATCAAACTCTCATCAATGAGCGCGTGGCTCAATTTAGAAACCAAACCGAACGTTTTTTAAAGGGCGAACTCGATGCAGACCAGTTTCGTGCGTTAAGGCTCATGAACGGTTTGTACATCCAGATTCACGCCCCCATGCTGCGTGTTGCTATTCCCTATGGATTACTGTCATCCACACAATTGCGCAAACTAGCCCATATTGCCCGAAAATACGATAAAGGCTATTGTCATTTTACAACACGACAAAACGTACAATACAACTGGCCAAAACTTGAAGAAGTGCCTGATATTTTGGCAGAACTCGCAGAAGTACAGATGCACGCCATCCAAACCAGCGGCAACTGCATGAGAAATACGACTTCAGACCACTTGGCTGGCATTTGCAAGGACGAAATCGAGGACCCCCGGCCCTATTGCGAAATCATCCGCCAATGGACGACCTTACACCCTGAATTTGCCTACCTTCCCCGCAAATTTAAAATTGCGGTCAGCGGTGCTTTACATGACCGGGCGGCCACTCAGTTTCACGATATCGGCTTGCATCTGGTTAAAAATGAACAGGGTGAAACCGGCTTTAAGGTTTTTGTAGGCGGCGGCTTGGGCCGTACTCCGGTCATCGGCCAAGTGATAAGACCTTATTTGGAAAAAAGACATCTTTTATCCTATCTGGAAGCGATTCTCCGTATCTATAATTTATTTGGCCGGCGCGATAACAAATACAAAGCGCGTATCAAGATTCTGGTCAAAGAAGAAGGGTTGGAAAAATTCAAGGCACTGGTTGATGAAGAATGGCTTCAAATCAAGGACGGAATGGAAATGAGCGATGAGCGTATCCAAGCGATTCAATCTCATTTTGTTCTACCTGCTTATGACAACAACGCAGCTGCCGATTCGACTTTTCACAGCCACCTGGAATCGGATGATGCCTTTGCAACGTGGGTTAAACACAATACTGTTGAACACAAAGCCACAGGCTACAGAGCTGCTTTCGTCTCTTTAAAAGCGCCCGATGAACCACCAGGCGACATCACCGACAATCAACTGGAACTGGTTGCTGATCTTGCCGATCGCTTCAGCTTTGGAGAAGTTCGAAGTACACATCGGCAAAACCTGGTTTTTGCCGATGTGAAACAGGCAGACTTGTTCGACTTGTGGCAGCAATTGAACAAAACCAAAATGGCTACGCCGAACATTGGAACAGCGACTGATATCATATGTTGCCCAGGCCTGGACTTTTGTTCGTTGGCAAACGCGGGCTCAATCGGCATTACCCGTGAAATCAATGAAACCCTTGATAACCTGGATTATCTGCACGACCTGGGCGATATCAAAATCAATATTTCCGGCTGCATGAACGGCTGCGCTCATCAGAGCGTGGGGCACATCGGTATACTCGGTGTCGATAAAAAAGGGGAAGAGTGGTACCAGATTACACTGGGCGGTTCCTCTGAAAACGAAGCCGCCATTGGCGATAGACTCGGGCCATCCGTACCTAAAGATCAAATTGCAAAAGCTGTTGCCACCATTTTGGACGTCTACGTCAAAAACCGCATCGAAGACGAGTCTTTCTTAGAGATGGTAAAAAGAGCCGGATTAACTCCATTTAAAGATCAAGTTTATGCAAATCATTAA
- a CDS encoding TSUP family transporter, which translates to MFVEVMLTVVATSIIQSVFGAGVLLFGTPLLLLFGYEFVDVLTILLPISIAINLLQILKDHTQIDFVFYRNIAILTLPFIAVFLFLVTHARINISFLIGGFLLFIAFKEFLPSVARIIDGMMKYETPYFIIMGIVHGVSNLGGSLLTAMIHHKKYQKDVARVTVATSYCTFALIQLLTLALFSKQQIDLSINQTGIYAIVGVLVFMFSDEVLYTQIDREKYQRIFAGFLAISGVVLMLRSMV; encoded by the coding sequence ATGTTTGTTGAAGTCATGCTTACCGTGGTGGCGACGTCCATTATCCAGTCTGTGTTTGGCGCAGGTGTTTTGCTGTTTGGAACGCCGTTATTGCTTCTCTTTGGGTATGAATTCGTCGATGTATTGACTATATTACTCCCTATTTCAATCGCGATTAACCTGCTGCAAATCCTCAAAGACCATACTCAGATTGATTTTGTGTTTTACCGGAATATAGCGATATTGACGTTGCCGTTTATCGCCGTGTTTTTATTTTTGGTGACCCATGCTCGAATTAATATCAGTTTTTTGATCGGTGGTTTTTTGTTGTTTATTGCTTTTAAGGAATTTCTGCCATCTGTCGCACGCATCATTGATGGCATGATGAAGTATGAAACCCCTTATTTTATAATCATGGGTATTGTTCACGGTGTCAGTAATCTCGGTGGATCATTATTGACCGCGATGATACATCACAAAAAATATCAAAAAGATGTCGCGCGTGTGACAGTGGCAACATCTTATTGTACCTTTGCCCTGATTCAGTTGTTGACACTGGCTCTGTTTAGCAAGCAGCAGATTGATTTATCTATCAATCAAACCGGAATTTATGCGATTGTCGGTGTGCTGGTTTTTATGTTCAGTGATGAGGTGTTGTACACGCAGATTGACAGAGAAAAGTATCAACGCATCTTTGCCGGTTTTTTAGCGATATCAGGCGTTGTGTTGATGCTGAGGTCTATGGTCTGA
- the gpmI gene encoding 2,3-bisphosphoglycerate-independent phosphoglycerate mutase produces MKIRPKPLVLLILDGFGYRQETDNNAIALAKTPCWDSLSEEYPMTLINCSGRVVGLPADQMGNSEVGHLHIGSGRYVPQDLSRVNDAIEDGSFFENPALCDAVDQAIAKNKALHVMGLLSPGGVHSHELQIIAMLELAAKRGLRQIYLHAILDGRDVPPQSAMDSIKLIEEKFSELGVGRIASIVGRFYAMDRDKRWERVKEACDLIVKAQASHQAVTAKEALQAAYDRGETDEFVLPTVILDQHHQGAPLDQEDSIVFMNFRADRAREISQAITDEEFNGFERDFQPHKGCYVTLTEYHEKFNYPVAYPSLEVKNGLGETLSKSGLTQLRLAETEKYAHVTFFLNGGTDEPFPGEDRILVPSPKVRTYDLQPEMSAEEVTDQLVGAILGQKYDVIICNYANCDMVGHTGMLDAAIIAVETIDKSLQRIVEALKSAGGQMLVTADHGNIEQMSDEQSGQPHTAHTTNLVPLVYVLGDKPLLEGGGLSDLAPTMLEILGVPQPVEMTGRSLLGAK; encoded by the coding sequence ATGAAAATTCGACCGAAGCCGCTGGTCTTATTAATCCTTGATGGATTTGGTTATAGGCAGGAAACAGATAACAATGCGATAGCTTTGGCCAAAACGCCCTGTTGGGATTCCCTCAGTGAAGAATACCCGATGACCTTGATAAACTGCTCCGGCCGTGTCGTAGGATTGCCTGCTGATCAAATGGGTAATTCAGAAGTGGGTCACCTGCACATAGGTAGCGGAAGGTATGTGCCACAGGATCTTTCAAGAGTCAACGATGCTATTGAAGACGGTAGTTTTTTTGAAAATCCGGCTTTGTGCGATGCGGTGGATCAGGCGATTGCTAAGAATAAAGCGCTTCATGTGATGGGCTTGTTGTCACCGGGTGGTGTTCACAGTCACGAATTGCAAATTATAGCCATGCTTGAACTTGCAGCCAAACGAGGACTTAGACAAATTTATTTGCATGCCATTCTGGATGGTAGGGATGTGCCGCCGCAAAGCGCTATGGATTCGATTAAATTGATTGAAGAAAAATTCAGCGAGTTGGGTGTGGGCAGGATTGCTTCCATTGTGGGCCGTTTTTATGCGATGGACAGAGATAAACGCTGGGAGCGGGTCAAAGAAGCTTGTGACTTAATCGTGAAGGCTCAGGCCAGCCATCAGGCGGTTACTGCAAAAGAGGCGCTTCAAGCAGCTTATGATCGAGGCGAAACAGATGAATTTGTTCTGCCCACCGTGATATTGGATCAGCACCATCAAGGGGCTCCACTGGATCAGGAAGATTCCATTGTTTTTATGAACTTTCGTGCAGACAGGGCGCGAGAAATTTCACAAGCAATTACCGATGAAGAATTCAATGGTTTTGAACGCGATTTCCAGCCCCATAAAGGTTGTTATGTCACATTGACCGAGTACCATGAAAAATTTAATTATCCCGTGGCCTATCCTTCGCTGGAAGTTAAAAACGGTTTGGGTGAAACGCTTTCAAAGTCAGGGTTGACTCAGTTACGCTTGGCCGAAACGGAAAAATATGCGCATGTCACCTTTTTTCTTAATGGCGGCACCGATGAACCGTTTCCTGGCGAAGACAGAATATTAGTGCCTTCCCCGAAAGTTAGGACTTATGACCTTCAGCCTGAAATGAGTGCGGAAGAAGTGACCGACCAACTGGTGGGTGCCATACTTGGGCAAAAATATGATGTCATCATATGCAATTACGCAAATTGCGATATGGTAGGGCATACAGGCATGCTCGATGCGGCAATTATTGCAGTCGAAACAATCGACAAATCTCTGCAGAGAATTGTTGAAGCATTGAAATCGGCGGGAGGCCAGATGCTGGTGACAGCCGATCATGGCAACATTGAACAAATGAGTGATGAGCAGTCTGGGCAGCCACATACCGCGCATACAACCAATTTGGTACCCCTGGTTTATGTTTTAGGTGATAAGCCTTTGCTGGAAGGCGGTGGTTTATCAGATTTAGCGCCTACCATGCTGGAAATATTGGGTGTGCCTCAACCGGTTGAAATGACCGGGCGTTCTTTGCTGGGAGCAAAATAG
- a CDS encoding rhodanese-like domain-containing protein, whose amino-acid sequence MERLIEFVLNHYLLSLALAVVTFLLIQDLIESFTNKFKSLSPMLAIVKMNSQGATILDVREPAEFSKGHIEDAINIPAGKIEEQISQLSGSKSAPVIVVCQTGTRSIPACRSLTKAGFTDIYTITGGMQSWEDNKLPIKAGKKQKA is encoded by the coding sequence ATGGAACGTTTAATAGAGTTTGTCCTAAACCATTACTTGCTATCCCTCGCCTTGGCGGTGGTTACTTTTTTATTGATACAAGACTTAATCGAGAGCTTTACCAATAAATTCAAGTCACTATCCCCTATGCTGGCAATCGTTAAAATGAACAGCCAAGGCGCGACAATCCTGGATGTTCGAGAACCCGCCGAATTTTCAAAAGGTCATATTGAAGATGCCATCAATATTCCCGCCGGCAAAATTGAAGAACAAATCAGTCAGCTGTCAGGAAGCAAATCCGCCCCCGTCATTGTGGTTTGCCAAACGGGAACACGCTCTATTCCTGCTTGCAGATCGCTGACAAAAGCCGGCTTTACAGATATCTACACTATCACTGGCGGCATGCAATCCTGGGAGGACAATAAACTCCCGATCAAAGCAGGCAAGAAACAAAAAGCTTAA
- the crcB gene encoding fluoride efflux transporter CrcB, protein MNQLIAIALGGSVGAVMRFLVANGIYAWLGRSFPHGTLFVNVTGSFLMGFLSVLMIQRFSIALEYRAAILVGFLGAYTTFSTFALETISLFEAGSLLKACLNVFLSALLCLVAVWYGLILGRQMFATDPYPWVGQGLPYVDLGLALIAAFFISCLAEWLHHRLDFTLEVRAVILILILGVVTIASTLWLVFKLSEIRFEFHGLLSLFVINALFGVAAVWLGILMGNWLWQLKLSQ, encoded by the coding sequence ATGAATCAATTAATAGCAATTGCCTTGGGCGGTTCTGTAGGTGCTGTTATGCGCTTTCTGGTCGCTAACGGGATTTATGCCTGGCTGGGCCGGAGTTTTCCTCACGGAACTTTGTTTGTTAATGTAACCGGCTCGTTTCTGATGGGTTTTCTGTCGGTACTCATGATTCAGCGCTTTTCCATTGCGTTGGAATACCGTGCGGCTATTCTGGTTGGTTTCCTGGGTGCTTATACAACGTTTTCAACATTTGCGCTGGAAACCATAAGTTTGTTTGAAGCCGGCAGTTTGCTTAAGGCCTGTTTGAATGTCTTTCTTAGCGCCTTGTTATGTTTGGTCGCAGTCTGGTACGGATTAATTTTGGGGCGGCAGATGTTTGCGACGGACCCTTATCCGTGGGTGGGGCAGGGCTTGCCTTATGTTGATCTGGGGTTGGCGCTGATAGCCGCTTTTTTTATTTCTTGCCTGGCTGAATGGCTGCATCACCGCCTTGATTTCACGCTGGAAGTGCGAGCCGTCATTTTGATTCTTATCTTAGGTGTGGTGACTATTGCATCGACCCTTTGGTTAGTCTTTAAGTTATCCGAAATTCGCTTTGAATTTCACGGCTTATTGAGTTTGTTCGTTATTAACGCACTATTTGGCGTAGCGGCGGTGTGGTTGGGTATCTTAATGGGGAATTGGTTATGGCAACTCAAACTGTCACAGTAG
- a CDS encoding ArsR/SmtB family transcription factor, whose translation MDKDNEHIDYNDADIARAARCLKAMSHPLRLKILCVLGNNAISVQDIVEQVGTSQSNISQHLAILREKNILGSKKEANRVFYFIDDERMLKLIKMMRDVFCSH comes from the coding sequence ATGGACAAAGACAACGAACACATAGATTACAACGATGCAGACATCGCCAGAGCGGCCCGCTGCTTAAAAGCCATGTCGCACCCACTAAGACTCAAAATCCTGTGTGTTCTAGGCAATAACGCCATCAGCGTCCAAGACATTGTGGAGCAGGTTGGAACAAGCCAAAGTAATATCTCGCAACATCTTGCCATCCTCAGAGAAAAAAACATTCTTGGCTCAAAAAAGGAAGCCAACCGGGTTTTTTACTTTATCGATGATGAACGCATGCTCAAACTCATTAAAATGATGCGCGACGTTTTCTGTTCGCACTGA
- a CDS encoding NAD(P)H-dependent glycerol-3-phosphate dehydrogenase, which yields MKKICVLGAGSWGTALAIQAARNGCQTLLWGHNADHIASTIEQRTNERYLPGVALPATLKLTSDLEEAAQFCDTLLIAVPSRVFKDTLLKLSPLVSPDIQIAWATKGFNPEDGSLLHHSIHSIFSADTAVAALSGPTFAREVAADLPTAITIASNKMAFADELTSMLHSSRFRIYTSSDLIGVQVGGAVKNALAIAAGIADGLNFGANTRAALITRGLHEIIRLGLKMGGRQETFMGLAGLGDLILTCTDNQSRNRRFGLAIGQNRDRGAAKREINQEIEGVSAAKETYLLAKKFNIDMPITEQTYNVLYNDLSPLIAVQNLLEREQKPEN from the coding sequence ATGAAAAAAATATGCGTGCTTGGCGCAGGCTCCTGGGGCACTGCTCTGGCTATTCAGGCAGCCAGAAACGGCTGCCAGACATTGCTATGGGGACATAACGCCGACCATATCGCTTCGACCATTGAACAACGAACTAACGAACGCTATCTTCCGGGCGTGGCTTTGCCTGCCACTCTGAAATTAACGTCAGATCTTGAAGAGGCCGCACAATTCTGCGATACCCTTTTGATTGCAGTACCAAGCCGGGTGTTTAAGGACACCCTGCTCAAGTTATCTCCTTTAGTATCGCCAGACATACAAATTGCCTGGGCAACAAAAGGATTTAACCCTGAAGATGGATCGTTACTCCACCATTCGATTCATTCCATTTTTTCTGCAGATACCGCTGTTGCGGCGCTCTCTGGACCTACTTTTGCCAGAGAGGTTGCAGCGGACTTGCCCACCGCGATAACTATCGCTTCCAATAAAATGGCTTTTGCAGATGAACTCACCTCAATGCTGCACAGTTCCCGCTTCAGAATTTACACCAGTTCGGATTTGATTGGTGTTCAAGTTGGCGGCGCAGTGAAAAATGCGCTTGCGATTGCTGCCGGTATCGCAGATGGCTTGAACTTTGGCGCCAATACCCGGGCAGCACTGATTACACGAGGCCTTCATGAAATAATCCGCCTAGGTTTAAAAATGGGCGGGCGCCAGGAAACGTTTATGGGACTGGCTGGTTTAGGTGACTTGATTTTAACCTGTACCGACAATCAATCCAGAAACAGACGATTTGGATTGGCAATAGGACAAAACAGAGACAGAGGAGCCGCCAAACGAGAAATCAACCAGGAAATTGAAGGCGTTTCAGCCGCCAAAGAAACGTATTTGCTGGCAAAAAAATTCAACATCGACATGCCAATTACCGAACAAACCTACAATGTTCTGTACAACGACTTATCGCCTTTAATCGCCGTTCAAAACCTGCTGGAAAGAGAGCAAAAACCCGAAAACTAG